Within Halobacterium jilantaiense, the genomic segment GGGCTGGCGCTGTTCGTCGGGAACTACGCGGGTGTGCCGGCCTCCACGTCGATGACGGCCGTCGGCGCAATCGCGGGCCTCGGGCTCGCCCGGGACGCCCTCAACGTCGCCGTGATGGGCGAAATCGCCATCTGGTGGGTGGTCGCGCCGGTCATCGGGTTCTGGGTGTCGCTCATCATCGGCCGGTACTTCTACGCTCGCCTGCACCGCCGGGTCGCGATGGAGCGCAGCGACCCGCCGCTGCTGGAGGTCGACCGCTCCGGCGCGATTCCGGTTCCTCGGGCGGAGGAGACGACGAACCGCCGAGAGCTGTACGGCGTCATCACGGTCATCAGCATCGGCTGCCTGATGGCGTTCTCCTCGGGCACGTCGAACATCGCGAACGCCATCGCGCCGCTGGTCGGCAGCGGCGTCATCGAGATGAACCCCGCCATCCTCATCGGCTGCGCGGCGGTCGGGCTCGGCGCGTTCACCATCGCCCGCCGCACGCTGGAGACGATGGGCAGCGACATCACGGAACTCCCGCTCACGGCGGCCATCGTGGTGGCGTCGGTGAGCGCGACGCTGGTCATCTTCCTGTCGGCAATCGGCATCCCGGCGAGCTTCGTCGTCATCGCGACGGTGAGCATCGTCGGCCTCGGCTGGGGGCGGGCGACCCGGCCCGTCAGCGTACAGGGCGTGATGCAGGGCGACTCGGACGTACAGGTGTCGGTCGGCGGGCTGGCCGCCGACGACGCGGACGAGGAAGTGCCCGCCATCGGCGAGGAGGACGCCGCCGACATCCCGAGTGCGGGCGACCTCTTCGACCCCGGGACGACGGTCCGAGTCATCGCGATGCAGAACCTCGTTCCGCTGGTCGGCACGGTCGGCGCGTACCTCGCGTTCCGCTTCCTCCCCATCTGGGGATTCTGACGCGCTAGTTTATCCCTCGTCAGACAGTACCACGGCCATGGTTCGACGCGTCCTGGTGCCGGTCGACGGTTCGGAGCTCGCGACCCGCGCGCTAGAGTACGCGCTCGACGTCCACGGCGACGACGACATCACGCTCCTGTACGTCGCCGGGGAGGCGTCCCCGATGATGGGGTCCGCGGCGAAACTCGCACTCGAAGACGACCTCGACGAGGCCATCCTCGAGGAAGCCGAGGAAGTGTTCGGTCCCGCCCGCGAACTCGCCGACGAGTGCGGCGTCAGCGCGGACGCCGAAATCGGCCTCGGGAAGCCGGCGAGCGTCATCGTCGAGCACGCCGAGAACCACGACGTGGTCGTGCTCGGCAGCCACAGCAGCAGTCTCCGCGAGCGGCTGCTCGTGGGGAACGTCGCGACGAAGGTCGTGGAGAACGCGCCCGTGCCGGTGACAGTCGTCCGGTAGCCGGCGCTCGGCGGTACCACGGAGCGGGGGTTTGACCACCCCCGAGCCGAAGGCGTACGTATGCGACCGGAAGACGGAGCGAGCGTCCGGCACCGCGACCTCACCGGCCAGACGGTCCTCGTCACGGGTGCGACGGGCGGCGTCGGCCGCGAGGTCGCGCTCTCGCTCGGCCGCCTGGGCGCTGACGTGTTCGTGCACGGCCGCGACCGCGACCGGGGCGAAGCGGTCGCGAATCAGCTCCGCGATCTGGGGGTCGACAGCGAGTTCCTGCGAGCGGACTTCGCCGACCTCGACGCCGCCGCGGACCTCGCAGAGGCCGTCCGCGACCGGACCGACGAACTCGACGTGCTCGTGAACAACGCCGGCGCGCACTTCGACGACGGGTGGCTGACGGACGCCGGCGTCGAGGCGACGCTCCACGTCAACCACCTCGCGCCGTTCGCTCTGACTACCGCGCTTCGGGACCACCTCACTGGCGGCGGACGCGTCGTCACCGTCTCGTCAGAGGTCCACCGGCGCGCCGACCTCGACGTCGACGAACTCGATTCGCTGGCCGACTACGACGGGTTCGCGGCGTACTCGCGGTCGAAGCTCGCGAACGCCCTGTTCATCCGAGCGCTCGCCCGACGCCTCGACGGGCCCGACGCGGTCGCCTGCCACCCGGGGTTCGTGCCGGACAGCGGGCTCTGGCGGAACAGCTCGCTGCCCGTCCGCGCCGTCATGCGCGTCTTCTCGCTGCTGCCCCGGCCGCTGACCTTCGGGAGAGTCGACTCGGCCGCGTCGGCCGCCGTCACCCCGACGTTCCTCGCGGCCGCCGAGACGGTCGAGAGCGGCGCGTACTACCGGGACTGCCGGCCGGTCGACCCCGCAGAGCCGGCCCGCGACGACGGCCTCGCTGCGGACCTCTGGGCGTGGAGCGAGGAGCGTGTCAGTCAGTCGCTGGACCGGCGCGTCGGCCAGTAACCAGAACGCACTTTCGGGCTGGCGTAGACCCCCCGGTATGGAACTCTCGGACAAGCGCGTCGTCGTCACGGGTGCCGCGGGGCTCGTCGGCAGCCACCTCGCGGACGCGCTCGCCGACGACAACGACGTGCTCGCCGTGGACAATCTCTCGAAGGGCAGCCGCGAGGCCGTCCCGGACGGTGTCGAGTTCGCCGAGCGGGACGTCCGTGACGAGGACGACGTTGCCGCGGTCATCACGGAAGACGTCGACGCCGTCTTCCACTTCGCGGCGTACACGGACACGAACTACGGCGACCCGCGACAGCTGTTCGAGGAGAACGGCGCGATGACGTACAACGTCCTCGAACGCATGCGCGAGGTCGGCGTCGACAAACTGGCGTTCACGTCGTCGTCGACGGTGTACGGCGAAGCGCCGATGCCGACGCCCGAGGACTACGCGCCACTCGAACCGATCTCCGTCTACGGTTCGAGCAAACTCGCAGACGAGGGACTCGTCTCGACGTACGCCCACAGCTACGGCATCCAGTCGTGGGTGTACCGGTTCGCGAACATCGTCGGCCCCCGTCAGCGCGGCACTGTCGTCCCGGACTTCATCGAGAAGCTGCTGGACGACCCGGAGACCCTCGAAATCCTCGGAGACGGCCGCCAGGAGAAGTCCTACCTGCACGTCGAGGAGTGCATCGACGCGATGACGCACGTCGTCGAGCACGCCGACGACGACCTGAACATCTACAACCTCGGCACTCGCACGACGACGTCCGTGAACGCCATCGCCGACATCGTCGCCGACGTTCTCGGTCTCGACCCCGAGTACGAGTACACCGGCGGTGACCGCGGCTGGACCGGCGACGTGCCGAAGATGCGGCTCTCCATCGAGAAGCTCGCCGCGCTCGGCTGGGAGCCCTCGCTGTCCAGCGACGAGGCCGTCCGGCGGGCGGCCGAGGGACTCGCCCCGGAGATTCGGGCGGAACGCGAGTAGTAGGCAATCCTTTTTCCGCCGGCCCGCGTACCCCGGGTCGTGACGGAGTACGACGTCGGCGACCAGCTACCGGTCGAGACGGTGCCAGCGGGCACGAATCTCCTGGTAGCGGGGCCGCCACTGACGGGGAAGCGCGGGCTCGCTCGCTCGCTGCTCGCGGAAGGGTGCCGGCAGGGCGAGGGCGCGGCGGTCGTCGGCACCCGGGACTCCGTGAAGTCGCTGCGGCGACAGGCACCCGAAATCTGGGAGGCCGTTCAGGACGGCCGGGGCGGCATCGTCGACTGCGTGACCCGGCAGGGCGGCGAGCACGTCGAGAACGACGACCTGGTGAAGTACGTGCCGTCGCCGGGCGACGTCACCGAGATCGGCATCCGGCTCGGCGGCATCTTCCAGCACCTCCAACGGGAGGGCGTCCGAGCCCGGTTCGCCGTCTCCACCGTGTCCACGATGCTGATGTACGCCGACGTGCGTCGCGTCTACCGGTTCCTGCACGTGTACGCCGGGCACGTCGAACGCCTGGACTGGCTGGGCATCGGCGTCCTCGACAACAGCAACAGGGAGATGTTCGACCGGCTCGCACCGCTGTACGACGCGATGGTGCAGACGCGACGGGGCGACGACGGCACGCAGCTCCGCGTGGTCGGGCTCGGCTCGGGGCGGAGCGAGTGGGTCGACTACTGACTGTCCTCGAACTCGGCAGCGAACTCCTCGGCGACTTCTTCCGCGGTGCCGTCGCTCTCGGCACCGTCGTGGAACCCGTCTTCGAGGAACGCGAGAATCTCTTCGACGAGCGCGCTCGTGTCCGTGATGGAGTCGCGGTCGAAGGAGACGATGACGCCGCTCCAGTCGTCGAGGGGGACCTGGACCGCGACGACGCCGTGGAACCAGCGGACAGTCGCGTCGAGGTGGCCGAACCGCGCGAACTCGGGCTGTTCGAAGCCGTCGTCGAGGCCCTTCAACACGAGGTGTTTCGCGACCTCCTCGTACTCGGCGTCCGTGAACTCCTCGTCGACGCGATTGGATTTGAAGACGACGTCGTAGTCGTCGCCGTCGTAGTGAACGACCGAACGGAGCTCGCCGGCATCCAGCGAGCGGATGTGGGCGGCGAGCGTCTCAGCGGACATACGAGGTTCATCGGCCCCGGGTGCCGTGAATCTTCCGTCCATGCGGTCGAGGCGGACGCTGTCTCAGTCGGCTGTGAGCGTCTGTTCGTCGTCGACGATGTCGGAGAGGTACTGGTCCTCCCAGTCGCGCCGCGACCGGAGCTCGCGGTGGCCGCGGTCCGTCAGGAGGTAGCGGTTGGTCCGCTCGTCGGCCTTCGCCTTCTCCAGAAGCCCCTTCTCGACGAGCGTGTCGAGGTTCGGGTAGAGGCGGCCGTGGTTGATGTCTCCGGTGTAGTAGTCTTCGAGGTCGTCTTTGATGTCGAGGCCGTTGGGTTCGTCGAGGCCGGCCGCGACGACGAGTAGGTCTCGCTGGAATCCAGTGAGGTCGTCCATCAGTCTAGTTATCGTAATTCGACTCAACTATATTAAACGCTCTGGCGGAACGGATAAATAGGCGGCGCGTCCGCGTCAGGCCTCGACGCGGGGCGGCGTGAGGAGGTCGGAGTCCGCGAGTGCTCCGCACGCCCCTGCGATGGCGAGCACGCGCTCCTCCGTGAAGAAGTCGGGTTCGTGGGCCTCGGCGTCGATGATGCCGACGACGTCGCCGCCGGCGAGAACGGGACAGCAGAACTCGCTCTGGACACTGTCGTCGCACTCGTAGTAGGGGCCGTCGTAGTCGTCGACGCTCTCCACGAGCACGGCGTCGCCCGATAGCCCGACGGTGGAGTTGTTCGACCGCTCGGCGAACGACTCCGTGAGCGGGAACTCCGCCCGGGACGGCTCGCCGACGTAGGCCTCCTTGACGAGCACTTCCTCGCCGTCGGGGTTGGTGGCGCGCCGGTAGACCCCGAGCCAGTCCGGGTCGGTCTCCGCAGCGAGCGACTCGACGGTGGACTGGAGCGCGACCAGACGTGCGGTGTTCGGGTGGTCGCGGAGGCGCTCGGGGTCGTACTCGAGGCCGCAGATTGGTGCGAGGTTGTAGGGGTCGTCCGCGAGACCGACGCCGCAGGTGCCGTCCTCGCCGAGTTCGGGGACGGGGTAGACGTACCGGTCTTCGACGGTCTCCAGTGAGACTGTCTCGTGGGGTGGCCGGGCCACCAGCGACGCGCCGCGGCGGGCGGCGTCGCTGGCGGCGTCGGCGTAGTCCGGGAGCCCGATGGCCCGGAGGTACGAGTCGTGGTCCATGTCGTCGCATTCGGACCGACCGCACTTATGGTCGTTCACTCCGGCAGCGTTCAGGCCTCCGCGACGACGAACAGCGTTTCGAGGCGGTCGGCAGCCTCCCGAACGGTGAACCCCGCGTCGGCGAGCAGGGACTCGGCGTCCGCGGCGTCGTAGCGCTCCGCGACGGGCGGCCCGTCCTCGCCGCTGCCGGTCGCCGTCCAGTCGGCGACGACGAGGCGAGCGCCGGGCTCCAGTACGCGGTGGAGTTCGGCGAGCGAGTCGGGCGTGGCGAACTCGTGGAACGTCATCGTGGACGCCGCGCCGTCGAGGGCGTCGGCGGCGAACGGGAGGTCGGCGACGTCCGCGGTGACCTGCGAAACGTTCGCCGGGCGGCCGTACTCGCGGAGCAACTCGTGCATCTCGGCCTGAACGTCGACGGCTTCGACGGTGTCGACGAGCGGTGCGAGCTCCCGCGTGTAGAAACCGGTGCCGCTGCCGAGGTCGGCGATTCGGTCGTCCGGGTTCGGGTCGAGGCCGGCGAGCAACTCCTCCCGGGAGCAGAAGCGGAATCGGTCGGGGTCCTCGAGCTTGGCGGCGCGGTCGGCGTCGAAGGTGTGGAAGCCCATCGGGTCGGCGTTGCGTCGCCGCCGCGAAAAGCGTTGCTCGGTCGTCGCTGCGACCGTGAAGTCGGGACAGCCTACCGGGAGGCGGCGCTCTCGTCGGAGTTTACTTTTGATACACGCGCCTGCAAGGGCGCGACTGGTGGGGCTCCGTGCCGTCTAGTCGACCCGGAAATGTCCGGACGGACTGGCGATTGTCGGTCGAGCGCGTCCGAGCCCGTCGTCTATGTGGTGTGCCAACAGGCGACGAGCTTTTACGCTAGCAATGACCAATGTAATAGTAGTGCCGGTGTACCGCCCGGCGGCCGTCCCCTGTCGCTGACCCCTGACGACCCGGTTGCACGCCCGGGTGTGGCACCGAGACACACACAACCAACATGACGGAAACCCTCGACCGACTGAGCGAGCAGTACGAAGCGTCGGTGCCCTCTGACCTCCGCGACAGCCGGAGCTTCGAGTGGTACCTAGAAACGCTGTACGAGGACCCCAAGGTCGCCCGCAACGCCCACCAGCGGCTCGCGGACATGTTCGACCACTACGGCACCACCACCGAGGACGGGGTCGTCGAGTACGAACTCGCATCCGAGGACCCGCTGGGCGAGGGTGCGAACACCTTCTTCGGACGGGAGGTCCACGAGTCCATCCACGAGTTCGTCAACAAGGTCAAAAGCGGGGCTCGCGGGCTTGGCCCGGAGAAGCGCATCATCCTCCTCCTCGGGCCGGTCGGCTCGGGGAAGTCCGACGTCGACCGGCAGGTCCGGCGGTACTACGAGGACTACACCGCCCGAGACGAGGGCCGGCTGTACACCTTCCGCTGGACGGACCTCTGCTCGGTCATCGACGACCAGGACCCCAACGACGACACCGTCGTCTCCCCGATGCACCAGGACCCGCTGGTGTTGCTGCCGCAGGAACAGCGCCAGCAGGTCATCGACGACCTGAACGAGGAGCTCGACGCCCCCTACTCGCTGCGCAACGAGCAGGCCCTCGACCCCGAGAGCGAGTTCTACATGGACGAGCTACTCGCGCACTACGACGACGACCTGCAGGCCGTCCTCGAGAACCACGTCGAGGTGACCCGCCTCGTCGCGAGCGAGAACCGCAGAGACTGCATCGAGACGTTCGAGCCCAAGGACAAGAAGAACCAGGACGAGACCGAGCTCACCGGGGACGTCAACTACTCGAAGCTCGCCGTCTACGGCGAGAGCGACCCGCGGGCGTTCGACTACGCGGGTGCGTTCTGCAACGCCAACCGCGGCATCTTCTCCGGCGAGGAGCTACTCAAGCTCCAGCGGGAGTTCCTCTACGACTTCCTGCACGCCACCCAGGAGCAGACCATCAAGCCGAAGAACAACCCCCGAATCGACATCGACCAGGTCATCCTCGGGCGCACGAACATGCCCGAGTACCGGGACAAGCGCGCCGACGAGAAGATGGAGGCGTTCAACGACCGCACGAAGCGCGTCGACTTCCCGTACGTCCTGGAGTACGAGCAGGAGGCCAACATCTACGACAAGCTCCTGTCGAACGCGGACGTGCCGGATGTCCACGTCGAACCGCACACGCTCGACATGGCGGGGCTGTTCGGCGTGCTGACCCGCGTCCGGGAGCCGGACACCGACAACATCGGGCTGCTGGAGAAGGCGAAGGCGTACAACGGCGAGCTGGACGACGTCGAAGACGTCGACCCGGAGAAGCTCCGAGAGGAGGCCGAGGACGCCGGCGACCGCGAAGGCATGGCCGGCGTGAGTCCGCGGTTCGTCGGCGACGAAATCGCGGCCGCCATCATGGAGTCGATGGACCGCGAGCGCGGGTTCCTGTCGCCGCTGACGGTGTTCAACCGCCTCGAGGACAACCTCCCCCAGCACGGCTCCATCCCCGAGGAGAAGGTCGAGGACTACCAGCGCGTCCTCGAACTCGTCCGCGAGGAGTACAAGGAGCGCGCCATCGAGGATGTCCGGCACGCGCTCGCCTACGACTTAGACGAAATCCAGCGGCAGGGCGAGAAGTACATGGACCACGTGATGGCGTACATCGACGACGACACCGTCGCCGACGAGCTCACGGGCCGCGAGCAGGACCCGGACGAGACGTTCCTGCGCGCCGTCGAGGAGCAGCTCGGCGTCCCCCGCGACCGCAAAGACGACTTCCGGCAGGAGGTCTCGAACTGGGTGAGCCGGCGCGCCCGCGAGGGCGAGCCCTTCGACCCCCAGGACAACGACCGCCTGCGGCGCGCGCTGGAGCGCAAGCTCTGGGAGGACAAGAAGCACAACATCAACTTCTCGGCACTGGTGTCGAACGCCGACGTCGACGAGGAACAGGACAACGAGTGGGTGGCGGCGCTCGTGGACCGCGGGTACAGCGAGGACGGCGCTCGCGAGGTCCTGGAGTTCGCCGGTGCCGAGGTGGCGAAAGCGGAACTGGAGTCGTGACCGACTACGTCGCGCGGGCGGACCGCACGCTGCGGGACGCCTACGACGAGCCGATGAGCCTCGCGGAGTACGTCGACCGCGCGTTCGAGGAGCCGCTGGCGGCCGCCCACGCCAGCCGCTACCTGCTCGCTGCCGTCGAGAGCGAGGGGACCCGGACAGTCGTGGAGAACGGCGAGGAACTGGAGCGGTACCGGTTCTTCGACGACCCGCACAACGACGGCGAGCACGCCGTCCTCGGGAACACCGCGACCCTGAACGCGTTCGTGGACGACCTGCGGGCCATCGCGGCGGGCCGGGGGAAGGCCGAGACCATCCTCTGGTTCGCCGGCCCCACCGCCACCGGGAAGTCCGAGCTGAAACGGTGCCTCGTCAACGGCCTCCGTGAGTTCTCGAAGACTCCGGAGGGCCGCCGGTACACCGTGGAGTGGAACATCTCGGACGCCGAAGCGTCCCCGGGACTCACGTACGGCGAGGAGCCCGTCGACCGGGAGGAGGACTGGTACGAGAGCCCCGTGCAGGCGGCACCGCTGTCCGTGTTCCCCGCGGAAGTCCGGAAGGAACTGCTCGCGGACCTGAACGAACACCGGGGCGAGACCGACGAACTCCGGGCCGACGCGGACCTGCCGCCGTTCTCGCGGGAGGCCTACGACTACCTCGAAGAGCAGTACCGCCGCGAGGGCGTCGAGGACCTGTTCGCCGCGGTCACGGACCCGAGCCACCTGCGCGTGAAGAACTACGTCGTCGACCGCGGGCAGGGTGTCGGCGTGTTGCACTCGGAGGACGCCGGCAGCCCGAAGGAACGGCTCGTCGGCTCCTGGGTCGCGGGTCTGCTGGGCAAGCTCGACTCGAAGGGTCGGAAGAACCCCCAGGCGTTCAGTTACGACGGCGTGCTCTCACAAGGCAACGGCTGTCTGACCGTCGTGGAGGACGCCAGCCAGCACGCCGACCTGCTCCAGAAGCTGCTGAACGTCCCCGACGAGCGCCGCGTCAAACTCGACAAGGGCATCGGGATGGACCTCGACACCCAGCTGGTCGTCATCTCGAACCTCGACCTGGAGGCCCAGTTGAACAAGCACGACGACCGGCAGGGGTTCGACCCCCTGAAGGCGCTCAAGCGTCGGCTCTCCAAACACGAGTTCGGCTACCTCACTTCGGTCAGCCTCGAAGCGCAGCTCCTCCGGCGCGAGCTCACGGGCGACTCCGAAGTGTGGACGACGACGGACCCGGACGTGCTCGCGGAGCGCGTGCGCGAGCCGGTGACCGTCTCGGTGCGTGACGAGGACGGGCCGACCGACCGCGAACTCGCACCGCACGCCATCGAGGCGGCCGCGATGTACAGCGTCGTGACGCGCCTCGACGCCGAGGACCGCCCGGAGGACCTCACACTCGTGGAGAAGGCGCTGGTGTTCGACCGGGGGTTCGTCGGGCGCGGTGAGGACCGCCGCGAGGCCGACGAGTTCGACTTCGACGGCGACGACGACGGCGGGAACGGCATCCCCGTGACGTACACGCGGGACGTGCTCGCGGACCTCCTGCACGCCGACGCCGACCGCTCGCACCCCGAACTGGCCGTCGAGCGCGTCGTCACGCCAGACGACGTCCTCGACGAACTGGTCGCGGGGCTCGCCGACGCGCCCGTGTTCTCGGAGGCCGAACGCGGCGAGTTCGAGCAGCGCCTGCGCGCCGTCACGGCTCACGTCCACGACCGTCAGGAGGTCGATGTCCTCGAAGCCATCCTCTCGGAGGAGGGAGCCAGCGAGAGTGAGGTCGAGGAGTACGTCGATCACGTCCACGCGTGGGCGACCGACGACACTGTCGAGAACGCCCGCGGCGAGCAGGAGGAGCCGGACGCGCTCGCGATGAAGGTCTTCGAGACGGAGACGCTGGGCCGCTTCGACGACGGCGACTACCTCGGGAACGACCCCGGCGAGGCCGTCCGCGAGTTCCGCGAGGACACCGTGATGACCTCGGTCACCCGCCACGCGTGGGAGCACCGCGACGACGAGTTCCACGCCCACGACGTCGACCTCTCGACGGTGCCCGTGCTGCGGGACGTGCTCGCGGGCAACGACTGGGACGACGTCCGGCGCGTCCACCCGGACTTCGACCCCGCGCAGTGGCCGGACCCCCCGGAGGGCACGGAGACGGCCGCGGTGAAGGACCGAACCATCGAGTACCTCGTCGAGGAGCGCGACTACTCGCCGGCGAGCGCCGAACTGGCGTCCCGGACGGTGGTCGCGGAGGTGGCCGACGGATGGGACTGAGAGAAGACCTCGAACGCTTCCGGGAGGTCGGCGAGGAGCGCCGGCAGGACCTCGCGGAGTTCATCCAGTACGGCGACCTCGGCGGCAGCGGCCCGGACTCGGTCCGCGTCCCCATCAAGCTCGTCGACCTCCCCGAGTTCCAGTACGACAAACTCGACCGGGGCGGCGTCGGGCAGGGCGACGCCGAGCCCGGCGACCAGGTCGGCGAACCCGAGGACGGCGACGGAGACGGGGACGAAGCGGGGGACGAGTCCGGCGACCACGAGTACTACGAGATGGACCCCGAGGAGTTCGCCCAGGAACTCGACGACCGCCTCGGCCTCGACCTCGACCCGAAGGGCAAGAAGGTCGTCGAGGAGACGGAGGGCGCGTTCAACGACACCGCCCGCCGCGGCCCCCGCGGGACGCTGGACTTCGCGCACCTCTACAAGCAGGGCCTGAAGCGCAAGATCGCGATGGACTTCGACGAGGACTACGTCGCCGAGGCGCTCCGCGTCCGAGACTGGGGCGTCGACGAGGTGTTCGAGTGGGCGCGCGAGCAGAACGTGCCGGTCTCGCGCGCCTGGCTGGCGGAGCGCGAACGGAGCGTCGACGACCCCGACCACTGGGCGTCCATCGAGGAGATGGAGGCCGAACTCGACGCCGAACCGACGCAGGCGCGCATCCGCCGCGGCGGTGCCGGGAAGGTGCCGCTGCGCCGCGAGGACGAGCGCTTCCGGCACCCGAAGATGGTGGAGCGCCGCGAGCGCAACGTCGTCGTCGTGAACATCCGGGACGTCTCCGGGTCGATGCGGGAAGCCAAGCGCGAGCTCGTCGAACGCACGTTCACCCCGCTGGACTGGTATCTCACGGGGAAGTACGACAACGCCGAGTTCGTCTACATCGCTCACGACGCCGACGCCTGGGAGGTCGAACGCAGCGAGTTCTTCGGCATCCGGTCCGGCGGCGGCACCCGCATCTCGACGGCCTACGACCTCGCCGAGGAGGTCCTCGACGACTACCCGTTCTCGGAGTGGAACCGGTACGTGTTCGCGGCCGGCGACGGCGAGAACAGCCACGACGACACGGAGGAGAACGTCATCCCCCTGATGCGGGACATCGACGCGAACCTCCACGCGTACGTCGAGACACAGCCCACCGACGGCGTCCAGACGGGCACCCACGCGGGGAAGCTCCGGGACGCCTTCGGCGAGGGCGACGGCGTCGCCGTCACCACGGTCACGGAGCCCGGGGACGTGATGGACGCCATCGAGACCATCCTGAGCACCGAGGACAATGACGAGACCTGAACCAGAGAAGCGGGAGACGGCCACCGAACTCGCCGAGCCCGCCCGGGAGGCGAACGCGCTCGCCCGGAAGCTCGGCCTCGACCCCTACGACGTCCAGTACTGGGTCGTGGACCACGATGAGATGAACGAACTCATCGCGTACGACGGCTTCCAGACCCGGTACCCGCACTGGCGGTGGGGGATGAAGTACGAGCAGCAACGCAAGCAGACGCAGTTCCTCGGCGGCAAGGCGTTCGAAATCGTGAACAACGACGACCCCTCGAACGCCTTCCTGCAGGTGAGCAACGACCTCGCCGACCAGAAGGCCGTCATCACGCACGTCGAGGCGCACGCGGACTTCTTCAACAACAACCGCTGGTTCGGGCTGTTCGCGGACGGCGACGGCCCGAACGCGGCGGCGATGCTGGAGCGACACGCGACCCGCGTCGAGGACTTCCTCGAAGACCCCGACATCGGCCGGGAGGCGGTCGAGCGGTTCGTCGACACCGTGCTCACCATCGAGGACAACATCGAGTACCGGCGGGCGTTCGAGCGCGACCCCGAGGGCAGCGACCCGGACGCGCTCGCGGACACGCTGGCGTCGCTCGGCGTCAGCGACGAGGTCCGCGACGAGGTGTTCACGGAGGACTGGCTGGAGGGCGTCGACGAGGTCGACGGCGATATCCGGTTCCCCGAGGAGCCCGAGTACGATCTCCTGGCGTTCCTCCGCGAGCACGGCCGGACGTTCGACGAGGACGCCGAGAAGGCCGTCGAGTTCGAGGACTGGCAGCGCGAACTCGTGGAGATGCTGCGGCGGGAGGCGTACTACTTCGCGCCCCAGCGCACGACGAAAGTGATGAACGAGGGCTGGGCGGCGTACTGGGAGTCGATGATGATGGGCGAGGAGGCGTTCGCGGACGCCGAGGAGTTCCTCGACTACGCCGACCACCAGGCCCGCGTCCTGAACAGCCCGGGGTTCAACCCCTACAAGCTCGGGAAGGAGCTCTGGGAGTACGTGGAGAACCGCGCGAACCGCCGGGAGGTCCTCGAACGGCTGCTGCGCGTGGAGGGCGTGACGTGGCGGAACTTCCACGACACAGTCGACTTCGAGGCGGTGGCGGACGCGCTGGAGCCGCCCGCGGCGCTCGCGGCAGTCGACCCCGACGACCTAGACGCAGTCGAGTCGCTGCCCGGCGAGTACGTCGACTTCGGCGCGCTGGCGGCCGCTCGCGAGCGCGAGCTGGACGTCGAGCGCTCCCCCTGGAAGCTGTTCACCTACGAGGGGCTGGCGAGACGGCACTACTCGCTCGCGAAACCACAGTACCGCGGGTTCCTGGGGCGCGTGACCCGGGACGAACTGGAGTCCGTGAGCCGCTACCTCTTCGAGACCGAGCGGTACGCGACCGTCGAGGACGCGCTCGCGGAGGTGG encodes:
- a CDS encoding PrkA family serine protein kinase — encoded protein: MTETLDRLSEQYEASVPSDLRDSRSFEWYLETLYEDPKVARNAHQRLADMFDHYGTTTEDGVVEYELASEDPLGEGANTFFGREVHESIHEFVNKVKSGARGLGPEKRIILLLGPVGSGKSDVDRQVRRYYEDYTARDEGRLYTFRWTDLCSVIDDQDPNDDTVVSPMHQDPLVLLPQEQRQQVIDDLNEELDAPYSLRNEQALDPESEFYMDELLAHYDDDLQAVLENHVEVTRLVASENRRDCIETFEPKDKKNQDETELTGDVNYSKLAVYGESDPRAFDYAGAFCNANRGIFSGEELLKLQREFLYDFLHATQEQTIKPKNNPRIDIDQVILGRTNMPEYRDKRADEKMEAFNDRTKRVDFPYVLEYEQEANIYDKLLSNADVPDVHVEPHTLDMAGLFGVLTRVREPDTDNIGLLEKAKAYNGELDDVEDVDPEKLREEAEDAGDREGMAGVSPRFVGDEIAAAIMESMDRERGFLSPLTVFNRLEDNLPQHGSIPEEKVEDYQRVLELVREEYKERAIEDVRHALAYDLDEIQRQGEKYMDHVMAYIDDDTVADELTGREQDPDETFLRAVEEQLGVPRDRKDDFRQEVSNWVSRRAREGEPFDPQDNDRLRRALERKLWEDKKHNINFSALVSNADVDEEQDNEWVAALVDRGYSEDGAREVLEFAGAEVAKAELES
- a CDS encoding PrkA family serine protein kinase translates to MSLAEYVDRAFEEPLAAAHASRYLLAAVESEGTRTVVENGEELERYRFFDDPHNDGEHAVLGNTATLNAFVDDLRAIAAGRGKAETILWFAGPTATGKSELKRCLVNGLREFSKTPEGRRYTVEWNISDAEASPGLTYGEEPVDREEDWYESPVQAAPLSVFPAEVRKELLADLNEHRGETDELRADADLPPFSREAYDYLEEQYRREGVEDLFAAVTDPSHLRVKNYVVDRGQGVGVLHSEDAGSPKERLVGSWVAGLLGKLDSKGRKNPQAFSYDGVLSQGNGCLTVVEDASQHADLLQKLLNVPDERRVKLDKGIGMDLDTQLVVISNLDLEAQLNKHDDRQGFDPLKALKRRLSKHEFGYLTSVSLEAQLLRRELTGDSEVWTTTDPDVLAERVREPVTVSVRDEDGPTDRELAPHAIEAAAMYSVVTRLDAEDRPEDLTLVEKALVFDRGFVGRGEDRREADEFDFDGDDDGGNGIPVTYTRDVLADLLHADADRSHPELAVERVVTPDDVLDELVAGLADAPVFSEAERGEFEQRLRAVTAHVHDRQEVDVLEAILSEEGASESEVEEYVDHVHAWATDDTVENARGEQEEPDALAMKVFETETLGRFDDGDYLGNDPGEAVREFREDTVMTSVTRHAWEHRDDEFHAHDVDLSTVPVLRDVLAGNDWDDVRRVHPDFDPAQWPDPPEGTETAAVKDRTIEYLVEERDYSPASAELASRTVVAEVADGWD
- a CDS encoding YeaH/YhbH family protein, whose product is MGLREDLERFREVGEERRQDLAEFIQYGDLGGSGPDSVRVPIKLVDLPEFQYDKLDRGGVGQGDAEPGDQVGEPEDGDGDGDEAGDESGDHEYYEMDPEEFAQELDDRLGLDLDPKGKKVVEETEGAFNDTARRGPRGTLDFAHLYKQGLKRKIAMDFDEDYVAEALRVRDWGVDEVFEWAREQNVPVSRAWLAERERSVDDPDHWASIEEMEAELDAEPTQARIRRGGAGKVPLRREDERFRHPKMVERRERNVVVVNIRDVSGSMREAKRELVERTFTPLDWYLTGKYDNAEFVYIAHDADAWEVERSEFFGIRSGGGTRISTAYDLAEEVLDDYPFSEWNRYVFAAGDGENSHDDTEENVIPLMRDIDANLHAYVETQPTDGVQTGTHAGKLRDAFGEGDGVAVTTVTEPGDVMDAIETILSTEDNDET